From a region of the Haloferax volcanii DS2 genome:
- a CDS encoding ferredoxin, which produces MSEESDRPKPSDFGTDENAPPVEEKPYKIIFEANKCFGAGRCAEVADNWEMDLETGLARAKSYFVGEDELDENVEAAEVCPAKKGRGVIHVIDRRTDEELSPDPHGDGTLSVDW; this is translated from the coding sequence ATGAGCGAGGAGTCCGACCGTCCGAAGCCGAGCGACTTCGGAACCGACGAGAACGCCCCGCCGGTCGAGGAAAAGCCCTACAAGATAATCTTCGAGGCGAACAAGTGCTTCGGGGCCGGCCGGTGCGCGGAGGTCGCCGACAACTGGGAGATGGACCTCGAAACCGGCCTCGCCCGAGCCAAATCGTACTTCGTCGGTGAGGACGAACTCGACGAAAACGTCGAGGCGGCGGAGGTCTGCCCGGCGAAGAAGGGTCGCGGCGTCATCCACGTCATCGACCGCCGAACCGACGAGGAGCTCTCGCCGGACCCCCACGGCGACGGGACGCTCTCGGTCGACTGGTAA